One Buteo buteo chromosome 5, bButBut1.hap1.1, whole genome shotgun sequence DNA window includes the following coding sequences:
- the CNOT9 gene encoding CCR4-NOT transcription complex subunit 9 isoform X1 — protein sequence MHSLATAAPVPTALAQVDREKIYQWINELSSPETRENALLELSKKRESVPDLAPMLWHSFGTIAALLQEIVNIYPSINPPTLTAHQSNRVCNALALLQCVASHPETRSAFLAAHIPLFLYPFLHTVSKTRPFEYLRLTSLGVIGALVKTDEQEVINFLLTTEIIPLCLRIMESGSELSKTVATFILQKILLDDTGLAYICQTYERFSHVAMILGKMVLQLSKEPSARLLKHVVRCYLRLSDNPRCRAREALRQCLPDQLKDTTFAQVLKDDTTTKRWLAQLVKNLQEGQVTDPRGIPLPPQ from the exons ATGCACAGCTTGGCCACGGCGGCG CCTGTGCCAACAGCGCTGGCTCAGGTTGACCGCGAAAAGATCTACCAGTGGATCAATGAGCTGTCCAGCCCTGAGACACGGGAGAATGCGCTGCTGGAGCTGAGCAAGAAGCGTGAGTCTGTGCCTGACCTTGCCCCGATGCTGTGGCACTCGTTTGGCACGATTGCAGCACTCCTTCAG gaaattgtaaatatttatccATCAATCAACCCTCCGACTTTGACAGCCCATCAGTCCAACAGAGTCTGCAATGCTTTAGCTCTACTACAGTGTGTTGCATCGCATCCTGAAACGAG GTCAGCTTTTCTGGCAGCTCATATCCCTCTCTTCCTGTACCCCTTCTTGCACACAGTTAGCAAGACACGTCCATTTGAGTACCTGCGGCTTACGAGCCTCGGAGTGATTG gGGCCTTGGTGAAAACTGATGAGCAAGAAGTGATAAATTTCTTACTGACAACAGAAATTATCCCCCTGTGCTTACGCATTATGGAGTCTGGCAGTGAACTCTCCAAAACG GTTGCTACatttattcttcagaaaatcctCCTGGATGACACAGGGTTGGCATATATCTGTCAGACTTACGAGCGGTTTTCCCATGTTGCCATGATACTG GGTAAAATGGTCCTGCAGCTCTCCAAGGAGCCGTCGGCACGGCTACTGAAACATGTCGTCCGCTGCTACCTTCGCCTTTCCGATAACCCCAG ATGTAGGGCACGTGAAGCTCTCAGGCAGTGCCTTCCTGACCAACTGAAGGACACCACCTTCGCCCAGGTCCTGAAGGATGACACCACCACAAAGCGCTGGCTGGCTCAGCTTGTCAAGAACCTGCAAGAGGGTCAAGTCACTGACCCACGGGGCATCCCTCTTCCTCCGCAATGA
- the CNOT9 gene encoding CCR4-NOT transcription complex subunit 9 isoform X2: MHSLATAAPVPTALAQVDREKIYQWINELSSPETRENALLELSKKRESVPDLAPMLWHSFGTIAALLQEIVNIYPSINPPTLTAHQSNRVCNALALLQCVASHPETRSAFLAAHIPLFLYPFLHTVSKTRPFEYLRLTSLGVIGALVKTDEQEVINFLLTTEIIPLCLRIMESGSELSKTVATFILQKILLDDTGLAYICQTYERFSHVAMILGKMVLQLSKEPSARLLKHVVRCYLRLSDNPRAREALRQCLPDQLKDTTFAQVLKDDTTTKRWLAQLVKNLQEGQVTDPRGIPLPPQ, from the exons ATGCACAGCTTGGCCACGGCGGCG CCTGTGCCAACAGCGCTGGCTCAGGTTGACCGCGAAAAGATCTACCAGTGGATCAATGAGCTGTCCAGCCCTGAGACACGGGAGAATGCGCTGCTGGAGCTGAGCAAGAAGCGTGAGTCTGTGCCTGACCTTGCCCCGATGCTGTGGCACTCGTTTGGCACGATTGCAGCACTCCTTCAG gaaattgtaaatatttatccATCAATCAACCCTCCGACTTTGACAGCCCATCAGTCCAACAGAGTCTGCAATGCTTTAGCTCTACTACAGTGTGTTGCATCGCATCCTGAAACGAG GTCAGCTTTTCTGGCAGCTCATATCCCTCTCTTCCTGTACCCCTTCTTGCACACAGTTAGCAAGACACGTCCATTTGAGTACCTGCGGCTTACGAGCCTCGGAGTGATTG gGGCCTTGGTGAAAACTGATGAGCAAGAAGTGATAAATTTCTTACTGACAACAGAAATTATCCCCCTGTGCTTACGCATTATGGAGTCTGGCAGTGAACTCTCCAAAACG GTTGCTACatttattcttcagaaaatcctCCTGGATGACACAGGGTTGGCATATATCTGTCAGACTTACGAGCGGTTTTCCCATGTTGCCATGATACTG GGTAAAATGGTCCTGCAGCTCTCCAAGGAGCCGTCGGCACGGCTACTGAAACATGTCGTCCGCTGCTACCTTCGCCTTTCCGATAACCCCAG GGCACGTGAAGCTCTCAGGCAGTGCCTTCCTGACCAACTGAAGGACACCACCTTCGCCCAGGTCCTGAAGGATGACACCACCACAAAGCGCTGGCTGGCTCAGCTTGTCAAGAACCTGCAAGAGGGTCAAGTCACTGACCCACGGGGCATCCCTCTTCCTCCGCAATGA